A window of Mycolicibacterium holsaticum DSM 44478 = JCM 12374 genomic DNA:
GCGCCGTCGGGAGAGAAGATCACCTGGTCCACCATGCCGTCGATCCTCACCGACGGGCCGTCGGGATCGGGATCGGCCACATCGGTCAGCGTCAACTCGGTGGCCAGATGCGGTTGTGCGCTTCCGGATCCCGCGGGTTCGACGGTCGCGCGCACCACGACCAATCGGTCGGCTGCGGGCGAGATGGCAACTGCCACCGCATCGGTCCAGCCGTCGACGGGTCGGGCCAGGGGGCGGCGCCGGTCTTCGCCGTAGTCCAGAAGTAAAGCTCCGCCTGCGGTTCCGCCGGTGACGCCTTGGGCGGGATCGGCGGGATCCCATGCCACGGCGGTGGCGGCCTGCTCGTCGACCTTGACCGGCGGCAGCGGTGGCGAGCCGGTGAGGTGGTTCCAGTAGATGACGAACCCGTCCTCGGACACCGATGCCACCGACCCGGCTTCAGGGCCGTCGCCGGTCGAGGCGAGCCCGGTCACCGCGTCGGCGTGAAGTCCGTTGAGCCCGGCGGCGGTCGGTCTTCCGTCCGCGCCGTTCCAGAACCCCACCGTTCCGTCACTGCCGCCGGTGACGACGGTGCCGTCGTCGACGACGGTAAGTGCGGACACCCAACTCACCGGTTCCCCGTTGGTGGAGTTGGCGACCTCCGACTGCTCCCATACGGGTCGGTCGGGTCTGGCGATGTCGAACCGTCGAATCGCACCGTCGCGCCCCGCGACGACGAGCCCACCGTCGGGCGTCCACGCGAGCGCGGTGATCGATGACAACTTCCCGGGAGCGTTCTGCACGACGGGGAACGTCGTTATCGGCGCGGAACTGTCGGCATCCCATACCAGAACGGCACCGGCGACCGTGCCGGCCGCGATCCGGCCCGTCGACGGTTGCACGGCCAGCGCGGTGACCGCGTTGCCCGGTGTTCGCACCACGGCGGGCCGCAGTGCACTGTCGAGCGTGGTGACGACGCTGCCGTCGGTGACCACCACAGCGTCGGCGCCCGCCGCGGCGGGGGCCATCGCGACCACCTCGCGGGCGAATTGGCCGTCGGCCCGGCCGATTTCGGCTCCGCTGGTGAAACTCTGGGCTAGGACTGTGCCACCTGCCGTGCCGATCCACACTCGGTCGGCGGCATCGGACATGGCGACTGCGGTCACCGGTGCATCAACGGGGATGCGTTGTTTGAACTCCGGCAGGTTGGCGACGGCGGTGAGCAGGGCCCCCTCGGTCTGCACGCTTTGGTGCAGCCGGTAGCCGTGCGCGGCGAGCAGGAAGGCGAGGTCGGGTCGCTCGAGTTCGGTCCTGCTCTGCGCCGCCAGCCGCTGCGCTTCGGCCTGGACCCGGCGTTGCTCGGCCTGATTCGCGTTGTAGACCGCGATTCCGGCGCCTGCGACCGCGGCGACGGTCAACACGGCCAACGCCGAGACGGCCGACCAGGCGATGCGCTTGGTGCGACGGTGCTGCCGGACGTCCTCACCCTCGATCTCGTCTTTGGTGCGGCCGTGCAGTGGTGCGGCCACCTCCGCGACCGCATTGCGAAATCGGCTGTTGCGCAGGTCGAGTTGGTCCTCTTCGTGTGCCCAGCGCAGATCCAGGTGGCGGGGCTCGTCGGTGAACACCCCCCGCAACGCGGGCGGCACCGCGTCGGAGTCTTCGGTGAAGTCGCCCTTCTCCGGATCCCACTCCCAGTGGCCGTCGGTGACGACAGGCAGGATCCGGTCCACGGATCGATGCGCCTTCCAGTGCTCGATCTCTCGGTTCACCCACACCGATGCGGCGGCCTGCGGCGACGTGAGCAGTAGAAACCACTCGGCCTCATCCAGCGCCCGAACGATCGCATTCCACAGGTGCGGGTCCACGGCCAGCCCGGTCTCGTCGCGGAAGACCTCCAGCGACCGGCGCCGGTACCACGGTTTGGCCAGGCGCTGAAGCGCCCGCTGTAACTCCGGCGCCAGCCGACCGTCGGCCGCGTGCGAGTAGGAGATGAACGCGTCGTAGCGCATGTCGCAGTATGCAACGCGTCAGCGCCCAGTGTTGGCTTAATGCCCGCTCAACCCGCAAATCGTGTACGACAAGCCCACACTCGCCGCCGAGGCGCGTCACAGCATGCAGCTGACGCAGCCCTCAACCTCGGTGCCCTCCAACGCCATCTGGCGCAGCCGGATGTAGTACAGCGTCTTGATGCCCTTGCGCCAGGCGTAGATCTGCGCCTTGTTGACATCACGTGTGGTGGCGGTGTCCTTGAAGAACAGCGTCAGCGACAGGCCCTGGTCGACGTGCTGGGTCGCGGCGGCGTAGGTGTCGATGACCTTCTCGTAGCCGATTTCGTAGGCGTCCTGGAAGTACTCCAGGTTGTCGTTGGTCATGTACGGCGCCGGGTAGTACACCCGCCCGATCTTGCCTTCCTTGCGGATCTCGACCTTGCTGGCGATCGGATGGATCGACGACGTCGAGTGGTTGATGTAGCTGATCGACCCCGTCGGCGGAACCGCCTGCAGGTTCTGGTTGTAGATGCCGTGCTTCTGCACCGATTCCTTGAGCCGGACCCAATCCTCTTGGGTCGGAATGCGAATGTCGGCATCGGCGAACAGCGCACGCACCTTGTCGGTCTTGGGCTCCCACGCCTGCTCGGTGTACTTGTCGAAGAACTCCCCCGACGCGTACTTGGAGCGCTCGAAGCCCTTGAACGCCGTGCCGCGTTC
This region includes:
- a CDS encoding TIR domain-containing protein, with translation MRYDAFISYSHAADGRLAPELQRALQRLAKPWYRRRSLEVFRDETGLAVDPHLWNAIVRALDEAEWFLLLTSPQAAASVWVNREIEHWKAHRSVDRILPVVTDGHWEWDPEKGDFTEDSDAVPPALRGVFTDEPRHLDLRWAHEEDQLDLRNSRFRNAVAEVAAPLHGRTKDEIEGEDVRQHRRTKRIAWSAVSALAVLTVAAVAGAGIAVYNANQAEQRRVQAEAQRLAAQSRTELERPDLAFLLAAHGYRLHQSVQTEGALLTAVANLPEFKQRIPVDAPVTAVAMSDAADRVWIGTAGGTVLAQSFTSGAEIGRADGQFAREVVAMAPAAAGADAVVVTDGSVVTTLDSALRPAVVRTPGNAVTALAVQPSTGRIAAGTVAGAVLVWDADSSAPITTFPVVQNAPGKLSSITALAWTPDGGLVVAGRDGAIRRFDIARPDRPVWEQSEVANSTNGEPVSWVSALTVVDDGTVVTGGSDGTVGFWNGADGRPTAAGLNGLHADAVTGLASTGDGPEAGSVASVSEDGFVIYWNHLTGSPPLPPVKVDEQAATAVAWDPADPAQGVTGGTAGGALLLDYGEDRRRPLARPVDGWTDAVAVAISPAADRLVVVRATVEPAGSGSAQPHLATELTLTDVADPDPDGPSVRIDGMVDQVIFSPDGARVLAGTTEGEVAVWDAVAKMATATRVAPGEPASQLAVSPDGVTVATRWMNTDSQSFEAAPVRLWRLAGNELVEQGQIEGPPLAFGLAFTPDGSRLVIGGSGELVIHRLTDGANTTVKLENDEVRSLAVAPDGNTIAVSLWSGPVRLLDTETGKPTGDDLRVAKRVTDVVFSGNDELATVSEDGGIIFWDLTSRTRLSDRPLTAVDRGAGSGFALAPSLALARDVAVTASVADRRLVRWSLNPTDWIAEGCAVHRRDLTDAEKDRYDLDGANPICAK